One segment of Schistocerca cancellata isolate TAMUIC-IGC-003103 chromosome 2, iqSchCanc2.1, whole genome shotgun sequence DNA contains the following:
- the LOC126161248 gene encoding uncharacterized protein LOC126161248 codes for MTSRRVRYAAALVIVMKNVKKKKRSIWVREWIMRRSQYGAYNNLLQELSIESMDTFENFCRMSSNDLECLLTLIAPVISKRDTKFRTAISAKERLLVTLRFIATGDSYKSLMYLFRIPVSTISLIVPDVCRAIFDVLKRENYLKTPETTSEWMQVAKGFEENWNFPHCIGALDGKHIVMQAPKDSGSYYYNYKHCHSVVLLALVDASYKLLYMDVGCNGRVSDGGVFSTCFLSSALEQGHLDIPLPKPLPGREKDTPFVIIADEAFPMR; via the exons atgacaagtaggcgtgtgagatatgctgcagctcttgtaattgtaatgaaaaacgtgaaaaagaaaaagagaagtatttgggttagagagtggataatgagaagatcgcaatatggtgcctataataaccttttgcaagaacttagtatcgagagcatggatacgtttgaaaacttttgcagaatgtcctcaaatgatctagAGTGTTTGTTGACattaatagcgcccgtcatatcaaaacgagacacaaagttccgtactgctatttcagcaaaggaacgtttgcttgTCACTCTACGATTTATAGCTACAG gagactcatacaagtccctgATGTACTTGTTTCGTATTCCggtcagcacgatttctctgatcgtacctgacgtatgtagagccatttttgacgtgttgaaaagggaaaattatttgaag ACTCCtgaaacaacaagcgagtggatgcaggtggcaaaggggtttgAAGAGAACTGGAACTTTCCACACTGCATTGGGGCATTGGATGGGAAGCATATTGTGATGCAAGCTCCAAAAGACAGTGGAagctattattataattataaacatTGCCACAGTGTTGTATTATTGGCACTTGTAGATGCCAGTTACAAGTTGTTATacatggatgtaggctgcaatggAAGAGTTTCAGATGGTGGTGTATTCAGTACCTGTTTCTTATCTTCAGCCTTGGAGCAAGGACATCTTGACATTCCTCTGCCCAAACCACTTCCTGGCAGAGAAAAGGACACCCCCTTTGTAATCATTGCAGATGAGGCATTTCCAATGaggtaa